In the Mycolicibacter minnesotensis genome, TTGCGTTGGGACACGCGTGTGGCACCCCTTGCCTCGATCGAAAACAAAAAGTAATGTTGCTTTTACTTTTGACGCCGATCCCTGGGGAGTCGCTGATGGAATCCTTCGTCCACCTGCGCAAAGGCACCACACCGCGCCGCATCCACGCTGACCTCGACGGCCTCAAAGACGACGAGCTGGGCCGCGGCGGCTTCACCGGGCGCACCGCGAACATGTACCGACGCCACGACCCCACCGCCTACCGCGCCGAAGGCCCGCTGCGGCCGGTCGACGTCCTGGCCGGGCTCCTGGCGCCGACCGACGCCGTCGACCCCGCGGGCGACCCGCTGCTGTTGTTCAGCAACGCCGACTGCCGCATCTGGCTGTCCCGCCGCTCCGCAGAGATGCCGCACTACGTCCGCTACGTCGACGGCGACCTGCTCTGCTTCGTTCACACCGGGTCCGGAAAGCTGGAGACCGAATTCGGCCCACTGGACTACCGCGCCGGCGACTGGCTCTACCTGCCCAAGGCGACCACGTGGCGTCAGCTCCCCGCAGCCGAGTCCACCTGGTTGATCATCGAAGCGACCGAAGAATTCCGGGTGCCCCCGGCGGGGCCGCTTGGCCGGCACTTCCCGTTCGACCCCTCTCTGGTGGTCATTCCCGAACCCGTCGCCATCGACGACGACGGCCGCGACCAGTACGAAGTTCGGCTCATTCACGACGGCGGACCGACAACGCTGTACTACCAACACAATCCGATGGACGTCGAGGGCTGGCGCGGCGACAACTTCGCGTTCTCGTTCAACATCGCCGACTACAACGTGGTGACGTCGGAGAGCGTGCACCTGCCGCCGACAGTGCACCTGTTCATGCAGGCCACCGGCGTATACGTGATGAATTTCCTGCCCAAGCCCGCCGAAACCGTGCCAGGCACCGAACGCACGCCCTGGTATCACCGCAACGTCGACTTCGACGAGATCGCGTTCTTCCACGGCGGATCGCTCTACGGGATTCCCATGCCCCCGGGCCTGATCAGCCACGCACCCCAGGGCGTGCACCACGGCGCACCGGAGAAAGCCCGCGAGCGCTCGCGACGTAAGTTCGACGATTACGAGCGGGTCGACTGGGAGGTCATCGCCATCGACACCCGGCACCGCCTCATCGCCTCACCGGAAGTTCTCGCCGCCGACCTAGGACAACACGCATGAGCGCCAAACACGACTACGACCGCATCCCCTACCTGATTGCCTACCAGAACAATTCGGGTGTCCGCGACGTCTACGGCGGGGTCGCCGAGCTGGTTGTGTTGGAAAGCTACCTGCTGCGCCCGACGTCCGCCCCCAGCGACACCGTGCTGGTGTTCATGCACCCGATCGGCGGCGGCGCCTACCTGCCGATGGTCAATGCCCTGGCCCGGGCCGGGCACCACGTCATCTACTGCAACAGCCGATTCCGTGGCACCGACTCCGCGCTGCTGATGGAGAAGGTGGTCGAAGACCTCGGCGAGTGCATCAAGGACGCCAAGAACCGCCTGGGCTATCGCAAAGTGGTGCTGGCCGGCTGGAGCGGCGGCGGTTCGCTGTCCCTGTTCTACCAACAGCAGGCGCAGCACCCGACGGTGACGGCCAGCCCCTCCGGCGATGGCCCTGACCTCACGAAACTGAACCTGATCCCGGCCGACGGCGTGATGTTGCTCGCCGCCCACATCAGCCGCCACGGCACGTTGACCGAATGGCTGGACGCCTCGATCCTCGACGAGTCCGACCCGACTAAGCGTGACCCGGAGCTGGACCTCTACAACCCTGACAACCCCAACCAGCCGCCCTACAGCGCGGAGTTCCTCGACCGGTACCGGGCCGCCCAGATCGCGCGGAACCGCAAGATCACCGCCTGGGTCAAGGCCAAGCTGGCCGAGTTCAAGGATTCCGGGCTGACCGATCAGGAGTTCGGCTTCGTCGTCCACGGCACCATGGCCGACCCGCGCTGGCTGGACCCGACAGTCGACCCCAACGACCGCACCCCCGGCAGCTGCTACCTGGGCGAGCCCGCGGTGGTGAATATGAGCCCGGTCGGGTTGGCCCGGTTCTGCACCCTGCGCAGCTGGCTGTCGCAGTGGAGCTACGACGACGCCCACGGCGACGGACTGGTCTGCGGAGCAGATGTCGCGGTGCCCACCCTGGTGATCGGCAACACCGCCGACGACGCCTGCACACCCAGCCACACCCGCCGTCTGTTCGAGGCGATCGGCACCGGCGACAAGGCGATGCATGAAATCCCCGGCGCCAACCACTATTACGCCGGGACCGATCAGCGCGACGCGCTGCGACAGGCCGTGACGATCGTCAGTGATTGGCTGGCCCAGCATGATTTCGTAGGCTCGTCGGAATGAACACCACTGGTGCGCTGGACGGCATCCGCGTTCTGGAGCTAGGCACGCTGATCTCCGGACCGTTCGCGGGGCGACTGCTCGGCGATATGGGTGCCGAAGTCATCAAGATCGAACTGCCCGGTAGACCCGACCCGCTGCGCACCTGGGGCCAGGCCGAACTGGACGGCCACCACTTCTTCTGGACCGTGCACGCCCGCAACAAGAAGGCCGTCACCCTCGACCTGCGTACCGCTCAAGGCCGCGCCCTGTTCCTCGAACTCGTCGAGAAATCCGACATCGTCGTGGAGAACTTCCGTCCCGGCACTCTGGAGCGCTGGGGGTTGGGTTTCGATGTGCTGCATCAGCACAACAAGGGCCTCATCCTGGTCCGGGTCTCGGGCTACGGCCAAACAGGGCCAGACGCCCACAAGGCCGGCTATGCCTCGGTGGCCGAAGCCGCCAGCGGGCTGCGGCATATGAACGGCTTTCCGGGCGGGCCGCCGCCGCGGCTGGCACTGTCCCTCGGCGACAGCCTCGCGGGCATGTTCGCCGCCCAGGGTGCACTCGCCGCCCTGTATCGCCGCACAGTCACCGGCGTGGGGCAGGTGGTCGATGTCGCGCTGACCGAATCCTGCTTGGCCATCCAGGAATCGACCATCCCCGACTATGACGTCGGCGGCGTGGTCCGCGGGCCCTCGGGCACCCGGCTGGAAGGCATTGCCCCATCGAACATCTACCAGTCCGCCGACGGCAGCTGGGTGGTGATCGCCGCCAATCAGGACAGCGTGTTCGCCCGGCTGTGCCAGGCCATGGGTCGACCCGAGCTGACGACCGACCCGCGCTTCGCCGATCACGGCGCGCGCGGCCGCAATCAGGACGAGCTCGACGCGATCATCGGCCAATGGGCGGCCCAGCGTGCACCCGATGCCATCATCGCGACCCTGAGCGAAGCTGGGGTGATCTCCGGGCCCATCAACACCGTCGCTGAGGTGGTCAAAGACCCGCAACTGTGGGCGCGCGGCATGCTCGCCGAGCACTGGGACGAAGGCGCCGAACGCACCGTGCTGGGACCCGGTGTCATGCCGGTGCTCTCGGAGAGCCCCGGCACCATCCGCAACGCCGGATCGGCCCGGCCGGGCCAACACAACGACGAGGTCTACGCCGACCTGCTCGGCAAGACCAGCGCGGAGTTGGACGCCCTACGCAGGGAGGGAGTGCTGTGAGCACGCTGCCTAGCCGCGTCGCGATCCGCGAGGTCGCGCTGCGTGACGGCCTGCAGATCGAAGCGCCGATCCCGTTGAGCGCCAAACTCGAACTGTTGGCCGCCATTGCCGCCACCGGCGTTCGCGAGGTCGAGGTCACCTCGTTCGTCTCCCCGACCAAGGTCCCCGCTCTCGCCGATGCCGCCGAGTTGGCCGCCGAACTGTGGCGCTACCCCGATCTGGAGTTCTCCGCGCTGGTCGCAAGCCCCGGGGGTGCGGTCCGGGCGGTGACAGCCGGATTCAAGTCCATCGAGTACGTAGTGTGCGCCTCGGATGCCTTCAGCACCGCCAACGTGGGGCGCCCGACCGCACAGGCCGTCGCGGCCATCACCGATATCGCCGGTATCGCCCACGATGCCGGCGCATCGGTGGAGGTCATCATCGCCACCGCATGGGACTGCCCGTTCGAGGGCCCCACAGACCCCGCACGCGTCACCGAAATAGCCTCCTCAGCAAGCGCTTTGGGGGTCGACAGGCTGGCCATCGCCGACACTATCGGTACCGCCACACCGCGGCGGGTCACCGATCTGATCGCTGCGGTACAGCCGATCATCGGCGGCATCCCGCTGGGAGCACACTTTCACAACACTCGCGGAGCCGGTTTGGCCTGCGCCTACGCGGCAGTGCAGGCGGGAATCACCCGGCTCGACTCCTCGGCCGGCGGCCTGGGCGGCTGCCCGTTCGCTCCCGGTGCCACCGGAAACATCGCCACCGAGGACTTGGTGTACCTGTTGGGCGACTGCGGCATCGATACCGGAATCGATCTGGATGCCGCCATCGCCGCCGCCGGCGTGGCCAGCACTGTCGTCGGCCACGGGCTGCCGAGCGCACTGCTGGCCGCCGGAGACCGGAAGCGGGACTGAGCGCCTCGATGTCTACCCAGCGGGAGCTCAGCTCGAAGGGCCGCGTGACGCGCGGCGCCATCGAGCAGGCCGCCCGAGAGCTGTTTGCCGAACGCGGTTTTCATGGCACCACACTGGCCGACATCACGTCGGCGGCCGGCAAATCCACCGCGGTGCTGTACCGCTACTTTCACGACAAGGAAGACCTGCTGGCCGCGTTGGCAGAGTCGTTTCTGACCCAGGTGGTGGAGCCGTCGGGTCTCAAGATGCGACTGCCGGAGTCCCCGGAAGACACCGAGTTCTTCGCGTCGGTGGCGAGCGCCTACTGGTCCATGTTCAAGCCGAATATCGGCGTCATGATCGCAGTCGCGCAGCTGGCGGCCACCAGCGAGCGGTTCGCCGCCCTGCAGAACGAGTTCCGCCGGTTCGGCATGGAGATCGTCGCCGCCTCGGTGCGGCACGCCCAAGAGCAGGGCTACGGTGTCGACCTGAACCCCGACCACATCGCGGCCGCCATTGCACTGCTGTTCGAAAACTTCACCGTTGTGTTCGTCGGGCCCTCGGGGCCGGGCTGGCAGATCAGTGACAGTGACGCGGTCGCGACACTGGCGACGATCTGGAGAAAGACCCTGTACGGCCGTTGACCGCTGAGAACTGTTAGGAGCCGCCATGGATTTCACACTTCCGGACCACCTTCCCGGCCTGCTTGCCGAGATGGACGAGTTCATCGAGCGCGAGATCGCTCCGCTGCAGGCCGAGCACATGCAGTATTTCGACCACCGACGCGAGTTCGCCCGCACCGATGTGGAGAACGACGGCACACCTCGGCGCGAGTGGGAGGAGCTACTCGATGAGATGCGCCGCCGCGCCGACGCCGCCGGCTGGCTGCGATACGGATTGCCGGCTTCCCTGGGTGGCCGCGACGGCACCAACGTCGACATGGCGGTGATCCGGGAACACCTGGCGCACAAGGGCTTGGGTCTGCACAACGACCTGCAGGATGAGTCGTCGATCGTCGGGAACTTCCCCCAGGT is a window encoding:
- a CDS encoding homogentisate 1,2-dioxygenase, with product MESFVHLRKGTTPRRIHADLDGLKDDELGRGGFTGRTANMYRRHDPTAYRAEGPLRPVDVLAGLLAPTDAVDPAGDPLLLFSNADCRIWLSRRSAEMPHYVRYVDGDLLCFVHTGSGKLETEFGPLDYRAGDWLYLPKATTWRQLPAAESTWLIIEATEEFRVPPAGPLGRHFPFDPSLVVIPEPVAIDDDGRDQYEVRLIHDGGPTTLYYQHNPMDVEGWRGDNFAFSFNIADYNVVTSESVHLPPTVHLFMQATGVYVMNFLPKPAETVPGTERTPWYHRNVDFDEIAFFHGGSLYGIPMPPGLISHAPQGVHHGAPEKARERSRRKFDDYERVDWEVIAIDTRHRLIASPEVLAADLGQHA
- a CDS encoding alpha/beta hydrolase family protein → MSAKHDYDRIPYLIAYQNNSGVRDVYGGVAELVVLESYLLRPTSAPSDTVLVFMHPIGGGAYLPMVNALARAGHHVIYCNSRFRGTDSALLMEKVVEDLGECIKDAKNRLGYRKVVLAGWSGGGSLSLFYQQQAQHPTVTASPSGDGPDLTKLNLIPADGVMLLAAHISRHGTLTEWLDASILDESDPTKRDPELDLYNPDNPNQPPYSAEFLDRYRAAQIARNRKITAWVKAKLAEFKDSGLTDQEFGFVVHGTMADPRWLDPTVDPNDRTPGSCYLGEPAVVNMSPVGLARFCTLRSWLSQWSYDDAHGDGLVCGADVAVPTLVIGNTADDACTPSHTRRLFEAIGTGDKAMHEIPGANHYYAGTDQRDALRQAVTIVSDWLAQHDFVGSSE
- a CDS encoding CaiB/BaiF CoA transferase family protein, with amino-acid sequence MNTTGALDGIRVLELGTLISGPFAGRLLGDMGAEVIKIELPGRPDPLRTWGQAELDGHHFFWTVHARNKKAVTLDLRTAQGRALFLELVEKSDIVVENFRPGTLERWGLGFDVLHQHNKGLILVRVSGYGQTGPDAHKAGYASVAEAASGLRHMNGFPGGPPPRLALSLGDSLAGMFAAQGALAALYRRTVTGVGQVVDVALTESCLAIQESTIPDYDVGGVVRGPSGTRLEGIAPSNIYQSADGSWVVIAANQDSVFARLCQAMGRPELTTDPRFADHGARGRNQDELDAIIGQWAAQRAPDAIIATLSEAGVISGPINTVAEVVKDPQLWARGMLAEHWDEGAERTVLGPGVMPVLSESPGTIRNAGSARPGQHNDEVYADLLGKTSAELDALRREGVL
- a CDS encoding hydroxymethylglutaryl-CoA lyase gives rise to the protein MSTLPSRVAIREVALRDGLQIEAPIPLSAKLELLAAIAATGVREVEVTSFVSPTKVPALADAAELAAELWRYPDLEFSALVASPGGAVRAVTAGFKSIEYVVCASDAFSTANVGRPTAQAVAAITDIAGIAHDAGASVEVIIATAWDCPFEGPTDPARVTEIASSASALGVDRLAIADTIGTATPRRVTDLIAAVQPIIGGIPLGAHFHNTRGAGLACAYAAVQAGITRLDSSAGGLGGCPFAPGATGNIATEDLVYLLGDCGIDTGIDLDAAIAAAGVASTVVGHGLPSALLAAGDRKRD
- a CDS encoding TetR/AcrR family transcriptional regulator, with amino-acid sequence MSTQRELSSKGRVTRGAIEQAARELFAERGFHGTTLADITSAAGKSTAVLYRYFHDKEDLLAALAESFLTQVVEPSGLKMRLPESPEDTEFFASVASAYWSMFKPNIGVMIAVAQLAATSERFAALQNEFRRFGMEIVAASVRHAQEQGYGVDLNPDHIAAAIALLFENFTVVFVGPSGPGWQISDSDAVATLATIWRKTLYGR